In the Triticum aestivum cultivar Chinese Spring chromosome 2B, IWGSC CS RefSeq v2.1, whole genome shotgun sequence genome, CCAAGGCTCCAGACCAGTTGTACGTCCATGGCGATCAGATGCGAAGGGGCGCGTGCTGCAATGAATAATGCCATTGAGTTTTGCTTATCGATCTCTCTTTCCTGGTCGGGTGCATACCGTGCGAACCAGCCATCCATCGACATACCTGCCAACATAATAAATGGAAGGCAAAAAGTATATCAGAAAGCATCATTGGATATATCAACATGATGACTAAACGGGAATTCTGAGATGTGCACTAGCATACCCATGTGAATGCAGTCATTCAGAAGATCACACTTCTTCGATTTCGCTTCCGGCGTTGACAAATTCTGTTCCAGCAACGCATCTGTCAGCACCAATGTTGGAGGGGAAAGTCTCTGTGTCGCCATTGATGGAAAGCTCTATCAGATTAGCATGGCTGGCAGCATTTTCCCTCACAACGGCAACTGCCTCAAAGACACTGTCACTGGCTGCATACTTTGAAGAGTACAGAAGGATCACCGTGttgaggagctcaaggagcatgaTACCTGATGGGACTTTATCTGCTGGCCCTCTGTACAGCTGCAGCTGGAGGTGTTTCAGATTTGGCATAGCTTTCTCCTGAAAGCTTACCCATGGCACACGACAATCAAAACAGAAGACCTCAAGCCTTGCAAAACCTGCACTGCTGGTGATAGTTACTTGTTTTCTTGGGACGGCAACCAGTTCTAGCGCAAGAACTCTCAGGCAGGGCAGGCCTCCGATTATCGTCAGATCATTCGCCTCTACTTTGCAGACCCTGATAACAAGAGTAGAAAGAGTGCTGAGCTGTCCAATCCACCCTGGAACTTTAACAAATCGTCCTGCCACCTTTAGCTTCTCAAGTTGGGGAAAGTTGGGGTACTCTGAAGGAAGTTTGTCGCTTGGATTGGAATCACCATAAATTGTCAGAGATTTAAGATTGCTGGACTTGCCTACGGAAGACAGCAGCTTATCATTCCGTTCCATGTCCTCAGGTTTATCATACAGGACTACCTCAAGCTCCCTTAATTCTGTCAGCTCGCTAATCTCCTTGATAGCACTTTCCGAGCATTCTCTGGAATCAACAGTGCCCATCACCTGCACTGACTCCAATTGGTTGATTCCTGCAGGCAACTTTACTCCGAAGCTACCACTTTGACCAAAATGCAGATGTATTAGTTTAGGAAGCTGAAGAACTTCCTTGGGAATCTCTTTCACTTGTGTCTGCCTTATATCCAGACTCTTCAGTTCTTGCAGTTTCCTGATTTCTGGAGGAATATTGCTGATTTGTGTCTGGCTTACATCCAGAGTCTCCAGCTTTTGCAAGTTTGAGATTTCTGGAGGGATCTCTGTGACCTGCGTCTGCTTGAGACTCAGGTACTTCAGCTTGATCATTAGGCATATATCAACCATAGCAGAGTTGTCTAAATCCTTGCAACCATGTAGATCCAACACCCGCACACACTTCAAACGCTTGAACAGAACCGAATATCTATGCATCAGCCCCCTAACCTTCGTCCCTATAAATAGGTATCGTAGTTGGTCAAAGGATGAAAAGTTATGTAATATGGACTCGGCAAGATATGACGTTTCATGCAAATGAAGAACACGAAGAGCACTTGCA is a window encoding:
- the LOC123039811 gene encoding disease resistance protein Pikm1-TS isoform X1 translates to MAALTLSYDHLPFDQQQCFTYCGLFPEDFHFSSSQLMNLWIGLDILQCAGGNQTLEDVGLRNINDLVMHGFFKEKETDGRLYFVMDDLLHDLALKVASHECLTLHLSNAGSLYIPSGIRHLSIIIDDGNAMSAEKFKTELREPEMRMDVRHLQTLILFGEMDESCAKILGDLFSDASALRVLHLHETSYLAESILHNFSSFDQLRYLFIGTKVRGLMHRYSVLFKRLKCVRVLDLHGCKDLDNSAMVDICLMIKLKYLSLKQTQVTEIPPEISNLQKLETLDVSQTQISNIPPEIRKLQELKSLDIRQTQVKEIPKEVLQLPKLIHLHFGQSGSFGVKLPAGINQLESVQVMGTVDSRECSESAIKEISELTELRELEVVLYDKPEDMERNDKLLSSVGKSSNLKSLTIYGDSNPSDKLPSEYPNFPQLEKLKVAGRFVKVPGWIGQLSTLSTLVIRVCKVEANDLTIIGGLPCLRVLALELVAVPRKQVTITSSAGFARLEVFCFDCRVPWVSFQEKAMPNLKHLQLQLYRGPADKVPSGIMLLELLNTVILLYSSKYAASDSVFEAVAVVRENAASHANLIELSINGDTETFPSNIGADRCVAGTEFVNAGSEIEEV